In a single window of the Elaeis guineensis isolate ETL-2024a chromosome 4, EG11, whole genome shotgun sequence genome:
- the LOC105060817 gene encoding ATP-dependent DNA helicase Q-like 2 isoform X6, translating into MESDIVEELLCVEAELQDVQDQIKILLDHQERLYRKQSELKALLEECKTSENEANNNASMAAENWSGNFEWDSQADDIRFNVFGISSYRANQREIINAVMRGRDVLVIMAAGSGKSLCYQLPAVLCNGVALVVSPLLSLIQDQVMGLTALGIPAYMLTSTTSKEDEKFIYKALDKGEGEMKILYVTPEKISKSKRFMSKLEKCHNGGRLSLVAIDEAHCCSQWGHDFRPDYKNLGILKVQFPNVPMIALTATATYKVQTDLMEMLHIPKCVKFVSTVNRPNLFYKVLEKSSVAKVVIDEIADFIRGSYPNNESGIVYCFSRKECEQVAKELRERGISADYYHADMDVTAREKVHLCWSKNKLQVIVGTVAFGMGINKPDVRFVIHHSLSKSMETYYQESGRAGRDGLPSECLLYFRPGDVPRQSSMVFYENSGLQNLYDIVRYCQSKRNCHRGAFFQHFGEPLQDCNGMCDNCAYGHEIKEVDATYHAKVVVSLLRDMQDNEQRATMLQLVDRLKVKMKEVVQITQFLISRKMN; encoded by the exons ATGGAGAGCGATATCGTGGAGGAACTTCTCTGCGTTGAGGCCGAGCTCCAAGACGTCCAAG ACCAAATTAAGATATTACTTGACCACCAAGAAAGGTTGTACAGGAAACAATCTGAGCTCAAGGCCTTGTTGGAAGAATGTAAAACATCTGAAAATGAAGCAAATAACAATGCTTCCATGGCAGCAGAAAATTGGTCAGGGAATTTTGAATGGGATTCTCAGGCTGATGATATTAGATTCAATGTTTTTGGTATTTCCTCTTATCGAGCAAATCAACGCGAA ATTATAAATGCCGTCATGAGAGGAAGGGATGTTTTGGTTATAATGGCTGCAGGCAGTGGTAAGAGCCTCTGTTATCAACTGCCAGCTGTACTTTGCAATGGTGTTGCCCTGGTTGTCAGTCCTTTGCTTTCTCTAATTCAGGATCAG GTTATGGGACTGACAGCATTGGGAATTCCAGCTTACATGTTAACTTCAACCACTAGtaaagaagatgaaaaatttatctacaaAGCCCTTGATAAAGGTGAAGGAGAAATGAAGATATTATATGTTACACCTGAAAAGATTTCGAAGAGCAAGAGATTTATGTCTAAGCTTGAAAAGTGCCATAATGGTGGGCGCCTTTCTCTTGTAGCAATTGAT GAGGCACACTGCTGTAGTCAATGGGGTCATGATTTTCGTCCAGATTATAAGAATCTGGGTATCTTGAAGGTTCAGTTTCCTAATGTTCCCATGATTGCTTTAACT GCTACTGCTACATATAAGGTCCAGACAGATCTGATGGAGATGCTGCATATTCCTAAGTGTGTTAAGTTTGTCAGTACAGTTAATAGGCCCAATCTTTTCTACAAA GTACTTGAGAAGTCATCAGTTGCAAAGGTGGTCATTGACGAAATTGCAGATTTTATACGAGGGTCATATCCTAATAACGAGTCGGGGATAGTTTACTGCTTCTCTAGGAAGGAGTGTGAGCAG GTTGCAAAGGAGTTGCGAGAACGTGGAATTTCAGCGGATTATTACCATGCAGATATGGATGTGACTGCTCGTGAGAAAGTTCATCTGTG CTGGAGCAAAAACAAATTACAAGTTATTGTTGGTACG GTGGCATTTGGAATGGGAATAAATAAGCCGGATG TCAGGTTTGTCATTCATCACAGCCTCAGTAAATCAATGGAGACATACTATCAG GAGAGTGGTCGAGCGGGAAGAGATGGACTTCCATCAGAATGCTTGTTATATTTTAGACCAGGCGATGTTCCACGCCAG AGTTCAATGGTCTTTTATGAGAACTCTGGCTTGCAAAATCTCTATGATATTGTCCGATACTGTCAG TCTAAAAGAAACTGCCACCGAGGTGCTTTCTTTCAGCATTTTGGGGAACCTCTACAGGATTGCAATG GGATGTGTGATAACTGTGCGTATGGCCATGAAATTAAGGAAGTAGATGCCACCT ATCATGCAAAAGTCGTTGTATCATTGTTACGTGACATGCAAGACAATGAGCAGAGAGCAACCATGTTGCAGTTAGTTGATAGGCTCAAAGTGAAGATGAAGGAA
- the LOC105060817 gene encoding ATP-dependent DNA helicase Q-like 2 isoform X8, with translation MESDIVEELLCVEAELQDVQDQIKILLDHQERLYRKQSELKALLEECKTSENEANNNASMAAENWSGNFEWDSQADDIRFNVFGISSYRANQREIINAVMRGRDVLVIMAAGSGKSLCYQLPAVLCNGVALVVSPLLSLIQDQVMGLTALGIPAYMLTSTTSKEDEKFIYKALDKGEGEMKILYVTPEKISKSKRFMSKLEKCHNGGRLSLVAIDEAHCCSQWGHDFRPDYKNLGILKVQFPNVPMIALTATATYKVQTDLMEMLHIPKCVKFVSTVNRPNLFYKVLEKSSVAKVVIDEIADFIRGSYPNNESGIVYCFSRKECEQVAKELRERGISADYYHADMDVTAREKVHLCWSKNKLQVIVGTVAFGMGINKPDVRFVIHHSLSKSMETYYQESGRAGRDGLPSECLLYFRPGDVPRQSSMVFYENSGLQNLYDIVRYCQSKRNCHRGAFFQHFGEPLQDCNGMCDNCAYGHEIKEVDATYHAKVVVSLLRDMQDNEQRATMLQLVDRLKVKMKECWFGLVQHTST, from the exons ATGGAGAGCGATATCGTGGAGGAACTTCTCTGCGTTGAGGCCGAGCTCCAAGACGTCCAAG ACCAAATTAAGATATTACTTGACCACCAAGAAAGGTTGTACAGGAAACAATCTGAGCTCAAGGCCTTGTTGGAAGAATGTAAAACATCTGAAAATGAAGCAAATAACAATGCTTCCATGGCAGCAGAAAATTGGTCAGGGAATTTTGAATGGGATTCTCAGGCTGATGATATTAGATTCAATGTTTTTGGTATTTCCTCTTATCGAGCAAATCAACGCGAA ATTATAAATGCCGTCATGAGAGGAAGGGATGTTTTGGTTATAATGGCTGCAGGCAGTGGTAAGAGCCTCTGTTATCAACTGCCAGCTGTACTTTGCAATGGTGTTGCCCTGGTTGTCAGTCCTTTGCTTTCTCTAATTCAGGATCAG GTTATGGGACTGACAGCATTGGGAATTCCAGCTTACATGTTAACTTCAACCACTAGtaaagaagatgaaaaatttatctacaaAGCCCTTGATAAAGGTGAAGGAGAAATGAAGATATTATATGTTACACCTGAAAAGATTTCGAAGAGCAAGAGATTTATGTCTAAGCTTGAAAAGTGCCATAATGGTGGGCGCCTTTCTCTTGTAGCAATTGAT GAGGCACACTGCTGTAGTCAATGGGGTCATGATTTTCGTCCAGATTATAAGAATCTGGGTATCTTGAAGGTTCAGTTTCCTAATGTTCCCATGATTGCTTTAACT GCTACTGCTACATATAAGGTCCAGACAGATCTGATGGAGATGCTGCATATTCCTAAGTGTGTTAAGTTTGTCAGTACAGTTAATAGGCCCAATCTTTTCTACAAA GTACTTGAGAAGTCATCAGTTGCAAAGGTGGTCATTGACGAAATTGCAGATTTTATACGAGGGTCATATCCTAATAACGAGTCGGGGATAGTTTACTGCTTCTCTAGGAAGGAGTGTGAGCAG GTTGCAAAGGAGTTGCGAGAACGTGGAATTTCAGCGGATTATTACCATGCAGATATGGATGTGACTGCTCGTGAGAAAGTTCATCTGTG CTGGAGCAAAAACAAATTACAAGTTATTGTTGGTACG GTGGCATTTGGAATGGGAATAAATAAGCCGGATG TCAGGTTTGTCATTCATCACAGCCTCAGTAAATCAATGGAGACATACTATCAG GAGAGTGGTCGAGCGGGAAGAGATGGACTTCCATCAGAATGCTTGTTATATTTTAGACCAGGCGATGTTCCACGCCAG AGTTCAATGGTCTTTTATGAGAACTCTGGCTTGCAAAATCTCTATGATATTGTCCGATACTGTCAG TCTAAAAGAAACTGCCACCGAGGTGCTTTCTTTCAGCATTTTGGGGAACCTCTACAGGATTGCAATG GGATGTGTGATAACTGTGCGTATGGCCATGAAATTAAGGAAGTAGATGCCACCT ATCATGCAAAAGTCGTTGTATCATTGTTACGTGACATGCAAGACAATGAGCAGAGAGCAACCATGTTGCAGTTAGTTGATAGGCTCAAAGTGAAGATGAAGGAA TGTTGGTTTGGGTTGGTTCAGCATACCAGCACATAA
- the LOC105060817 gene encoding ATP-dependent DNA helicase Q-like 2 isoform X5 yields MESDIVEELLCVEAELQDVQDQIKILLDHQERLYRKQSELKALLEECKTSENEANNNASMAAENWSGNFEWDSQADDIRFNVFGISSYRANQREIINAVMRGRDVLVIMAAGSGKSLCYQLPAVLCNGVALVVSPLLSLIQDQVMGLTALGIPAYMLTSTTSKEDEKFIYKALDKGEGEMKILYVTPEKISKSKRFMSKLEKCHNGGRLSLVAIDEAHCCSQWGHDFRPDYKNLGILKVQFPNVPMIALTATATYKVQTDLMEMLHIPKCVKFVSTVNRPNLFYKVLEKSSVAKVVIDEIADFIRGSYPNNESGIVYCFSRKECEQVAKELRERGISADYYHADMDVTAREKVHLCWSKNKLQVIVGTVAFGMGINKPDVRFVIHHSLSKSMETYYQESGRAGRDGLPSECLLYFRPGDVPRQSSMVFYENSGLQNLYDIVRYCQSKRNCHRGAFFQHFGEPLQDCNGMCDNCAYGHEIKEVDATYHAKVVVSLLRDMQDNEQRATMLQLVDRLKVKMKEVVLVWVGSAYQHIIRPFCQVSVWYNMPNTGWWFK; encoded by the exons ATGGAGAGCGATATCGTGGAGGAACTTCTCTGCGTTGAGGCCGAGCTCCAAGACGTCCAAG ACCAAATTAAGATATTACTTGACCACCAAGAAAGGTTGTACAGGAAACAATCTGAGCTCAAGGCCTTGTTGGAAGAATGTAAAACATCTGAAAATGAAGCAAATAACAATGCTTCCATGGCAGCAGAAAATTGGTCAGGGAATTTTGAATGGGATTCTCAGGCTGATGATATTAGATTCAATGTTTTTGGTATTTCCTCTTATCGAGCAAATCAACGCGAA ATTATAAATGCCGTCATGAGAGGAAGGGATGTTTTGGTTATAATGGCTGCAGGCAGTGGTAAGAGCCTCTGTTATCAACTGCCAGCTGTACTTTGCAATGGTGTTGCCCTGGTTGTCAGTCCTTTGCTTTCTCTAATTCAGGATCAG GTTATGGGACTGACAGCATTGGGAATTCCAGCTTACATGTTAACTTCAACCACTAGtaaagaagatgaaaaatttatctacaaAGCCCTTGATAAAGGTGAAGGAGAAATGAAGATATTATATGTTACACCTGAAAAGATTTCGAAGAGCAAGAGATTTATGTCTAAGCTTGAAAAGTGCCATAATGGTGGGCGCCTTTCTCTTGTAGCAATTGAT GAGGCACACTGCTGTAGTCAATGGGGTCATGATTTTCGTCCAGATTATAAGAATCTGGGTATCTTGAAGGTTCAGTTTCCTAATGTTCCCATGATTGCTTTAACT GCTACTGCTACATATAAGGTCCAGACAGATCTGATGGAGATGCTGCATATTCCTAAGTGTGTTAAGTTTGTCAGTACAGTTAATAGGCCCAATCTTTTCTACAAA GTACTTGAGAAGTCATCAGTTGCAAAGGTGGTCATTGACGAAATTGCAGATTTTATACGAGGGTCATATCCTAATAACGAGTCGGGGATAGTTTACTGCTTCTCTAGGAAGGAGTGTGAGCAG GTTGCAAAGGAGTTGCGAGAACGTGGAATTTCAGCGGATTATTACCATGCAGATATGGATGTGACTGCTCGTGAGAAAGTTCATCTGTG CTGGAGCAAAAACAAATTACAAGTTATTGTTGGTACG GTGGCATTTGGAATGGGAATAAATAAGCCGGATG TCAGGTTTGTCATTCATCACAGCCTCAGTAAATCAATGGAGACATACTATCAG GAGAGTGGTCGAGCGGGAAGAGATGGACTTCCATCAGAATGCTTGTTATATTTTAGACCAGGCGATGTTCCACGCCAG AGTTCAATGGTCTTTTATGAGAACTCTGGCTTGCAAAATCTCTATGATATTGTCCGATACTGTCAG TCTAAAAGAAACTGCCACCGAGGTGCTTTCTTTCAGCATTTTGGGGAACCTCTACAGGATTGCAATG GGATGTGTGATAACTGTGCGTATGGCCATGAAATTAAGGAAGTAGATGCCACCT ATCATGCAAAAGTCGTTGTATCATTGTTACGTGACATGCAAGACAATGAGCAGAGAGCAACCATGTTGCAGTTAGTTGATAGGCTCAAAGTGAAGATGAAGGAAGTAG TGTTGGTTTGGGTTGGTTCAGCATACCAGCACATAATACGCCCCTTTTGCCAAGTATCGGTTTGGTACAATATGCCTAATACTGGATG
- the LOC105060817 gene encoding ATP-dependent DNA helicase Q-like 2 isoform X7 — protein sequence MESDIVEELLCVEAELQDVQDQIKILLDHQERLYRKQSELKALLEECKTSENEANNNASMAAENWSGNFEWDSQADDIRFNVFGISSYRANQREIINAVMRGRDVLVIMAAGSGKSLCYQLPAVLCNGVALVVSPLLSLIQDQVMGLTALGIPAYMLTSTTSKEDEKFIYKALDKGEGEMKILYVTPEKISKSKRFMSKLEKCHNGGRLSLVAIDEAHCCSQWGHDFRPDYKNLGILKVQFPNVPMIALTATATYKVQTDLMEMLHIPKCVKFVSTVNRPNLFYKVLEKSSVAKVVIDEIADFIRGSYPNNESGIVYCFSRKECEQVAKELRERGISADYYHADMDVTAREKVHLCWSKNKLQVIVGTVAFGMGINKPDVRFVIHHSLSKSMETYYQESGRAGRDGLPSECLLYFRPGDVPRQSSMVFYENSGLQNLYDIVRYCQSKRNCHRGAFFQHFGEPLQDCNGMCDNCAYGHEIKEVDATYHAKVVVSLLRDMQDNEQRATMLQLVDRLKVKMKEVERRISAYSICN from the exons ATGGAGAGCGATATCGTGGAGGAACTTCTCTGCGTTGAGGCCGAGCTCCAAGACGTCCAAG ACCAAATTAAGATATTACTTGACCACCAAGAAAGGTTGTACAGGAAACAATCTGAGCTCAAGGCCTTGTTGGAAGAATGTAAAACATCTGAAAATGAAGCAAATAACAATGCTTCCATGGCAGCAGAAAATTGGTCAGGGAATTTTGAATGGGATTCTCAGGCTGATGATATTAGATTCAATGTTTTTGGTATTTCCTCTTATCGAGCAAATCAACGCGAA ATTATAAATGCCGTCATGAGAGGAAGGGATGTTTTGGTTATAATGGCTGCAGGCAGTGGTAAGAGCCTCTGTTATCAACTGCCAGCTGTACTTTGCAATGGTGTTGCCCTGGTTGTCAGTCCTTTGCTTTCTCTAATTCAGGATCAG GTTATGGGACTGACAGCATTGGGAATTCCAGCTTACATGTTAACTTCAACCACTAGtaaagaagatgaaaaatttatctacaaAGCCCTTGATAAAGGTGAAGGAGAAATGAAGATATTATATGTTACACCTGAAAAGATTTCGAAGAGCAAGAGATTTATGTCTAAGCTTGAAAAGTGCCATAATGGTGGGCGCCTTTCTCTTGTAGCAATTGAT GAGGCACACTGCTGTAGTCAATGGGGTCATGATTTTCGTCCAGATTATAAGAATCTGGGTATCTTGAAGGTTCAGTTTCCTAATGTTCCCATGATTGCTTTAACT GCTACTGCTACATATAAGGTCCAGACAGATCTGATGGAGATGCTGCATATTCCTAAGTGTGTTAAGTTTGTCAGTACAGTTAATAGGCCCAATCTTTTCTACAAA GTACTTGAGAAGTCATCAGTTGCAAAGGTGGTCATTGACGAAATTGCAGATTTTATACGAGGGTCATATCCTAATAACGAGTCGGGGATAGTTTACTGCTTCTCTAGGAAGGAGTGTGAGCAG GTTGCAAAGGAGTTGCGAGAACGTGGAATTTCAGCGGATTATTACCATGCAGATATGGATGTGACTGCTCGTGAGAAAGTTCATCTGTG CTGGAGCAAAAACAAATTACAAGTTATTGTTGGTACG GTGGCATTTGGAATGGGAATAAATAAGCCGGATG TCAGGTTTGTCATTCATCACAGCCTCAGTAAATCAATGGAGACATACTATCAG GAGAGTGGTCGAGCGGGAAGAGATGGACTTCCATCAGAATGCTTGTTATATTTTAGACCAGGCGATGTTCCACGCCAG AGTTCAATGGTCTTTTATGAGAACTCTGGCTTGCAAAATCTCTATGATATTGTCCGATACTGTCAG TCTAAAAGAAACTGCCACCGAGGTGCTTTCTTTCAGCATTTTGGGGAACCTCTACAGGATTGCAATG GGATGTGTGATAACTGTGCGTATGGCCATGAAATTAAGGAAGTAGATGCCACCT ATCATGCAAAAGTCGTTGTATCATTGTTACGTGACATGCAAGACAATGAGCAGAGAGCAACCATGTTGCAGTTAGTTGATAGGCTCAAAGTGAAGATGAAGGAAGTAG